In one window of Gouania willdenowi chromosome 8, fGouWil2.1, whole genome shotgun sequence DNA:
- the tubg1 gene encoding tubulin gamma-1 chain has product MPREIITLQLGQCGNQIGFEFWKQLCAEHGISPEGIVEEFATEGTDRKDVFFYQADDEHYIPRAVLLDLEPRVIHSILNSPYANLYNPENIYLSEHGGGAGNNWASGYSQGKKIQEDIFDIIDREADGSDSLEGFVLCHSIAGGTGSGLGSYLLEKLNDRYPKKLVQTYSVFPNQDEMSDVVVQPYNSLLTLKRLTQNADCVVVLDNTALNRIATDRLHIQNPSFSQINQLVSTIMSASTTTLRYPGYMNNDLIGLIASLIPTPRLHFLMTGYTPLTTDQSVASVRKTTVLDVMRRLLQPKNVMVSTGRERQPSHCYIAILNIIQGEVDPTQVHKSLQRIRERKLASFIPWGPASIQVALSRKSPYLPSAHRVSGLMMANHTSISNLFERTCRQYDKLRKREAFLEQFRKEDIFKDNFDELDNSREVVQQLIEEYSAATRHDYISWGTQEQ; this is encoded by the exons TTGGGTTCGAGTTCTGGAAGCAGCTGTGTGCAGAGCATGGCATCAGTCCAGAGGGCATCGTAGAGGAATTTGCCACCGAAGGAACTGACAGGAAAGACGTGTTCTTTTATCAG GCTGATGATGAGCACTACATCCCTCGTGCAGTTCTCCTAGATTTGGAGCCTCGTGTCATCCACTCCATCCTCAACTCTCCTTATGCAAACCTTTACAACCCTGAGAACATCTACCTGTCTGAGCATGGCGGCGGCGCTGGGAACAACTGGGCAAGCGGGTACTCGCAG GGGAAAAAGATTCAAGAGGACATCTTTGACATCATTGACCGAGAGGCAGATGGCAGCGACAGCCTGGAG GGATTTGTCCTGTGCCATTCTATTGCTGGGGGGACAGGATCCGGCCTTGGATCTTATCTACTGGAGAAACTCAACGACAG GTACCCAAAGAAGCTGGTACAGACTTATTCGGTGTTCCCAAACCAGGACGAGATGAGTGATGTGGTCGTTCAGCCGTACAACTCTCTGCTGACGCTCAAGAGGCTCACCCAGAACGCTGACTGCGTG GTGGTGTTGGATAACACGGCTCTGAACCGCATCGCCACAGACAGGCTGCACATCCAGAACCCTTCGTTCTCACAGATCAATCAACTG GTTTCCACCATCATGTCAGCGAGCACAACAACCCTGCGTTACCCTGGATACATGAACAACGACCTCATTGGTCTGATCGCGTCACTCATCCCTACGCCTCGGCTTCACTTCCTAATGACGGGGTACACTCCCCTCACTACAGACCAGTCG GTTGCGAGTGTGAGGAAAACCACAGTGTTGGATGTGATGAGGAGACTTCTGCAGCCCAAAAATGTGATGGTGTCCACAGGGAGGGAGAGGCAGCCCAGCCACTGCTACATTGCCATCCTCAACATCATCCAGGGAGAGGTGGACCCCACGCAG GTGCATAAAAGCCTCCAGAGGATCCGGGAACGTAAACTGGCCAGCTTCATCCCGTGGGGCCCGGCCAGCATTCAGGTGGCCTTGTCCAGGAAGTCTCCGTACCTGCCCTCTGCTCACAGAGTGAGCGGCCTCATGATGGCCAACCACACCAGCATCTCTAAT CTGTTTGAGCGCACATGCAGGCAGTACGACAAACTGAGGAAACGCGAAGCCTTCCTTGAGCAGTTCCGTAAGGAAGACATATTCAAGGACAACTTTGATGAGCTGGATAACTCTCGTGAGGTGGTGCAGCAGCTGATAGAGGAGTACAGCGCCGCCACACGCCACGACTACATCTCCTGGGGCACGCAGGAACAGTAA